From the Oryza glaberrima chromosome 5, OglaRS2, whole genome shotgun sequence genome, one window contains:
- the LOC127772803 gene encoding uncharacterized protein LOC127772803 isoform X2 encodes MNRLRRRRGTSVAPPVTLPDDDDLLSEILLRLPPRPSSLPRASLVCKRWRRLVTDPAFHRRFRARHRNPPLIGVFEDYLGYPFFRSVLDPPDLIPRERFRLRLAEDEGGQWRFYGCRHGRVLLFNRAKNEILVWVPDNGDHRRVAVPPEIDSKEKIIWNGAVLSAATADDGFSSCPFKVVLVGVAGNNTQMFACVYCSESGKWSDLISVAAPFLVFFFRDPGILVGHALYWMASGDHGSTILQFDLDYQTPAVIEWPSDSDPNCYTQTWLTEGDCLHVATFSRGSLQMWERKVCSEGVAKWVLQKTYELKNVLNPEIRLNVEYVTKLGYAQDIKVMFVWAAHSVFMLQLDSLQAKKVWESCVIAPIHPYASTYVAGI; translated from the exons ATGaaccgcctccgccgtcgccgcggcacCTCAgtggcgccgccggtgaccctgccggacgacgacgacctcctctcggagatcctcctccgcctcccgccgcgtcCCTCCTCGCtcccccgcgcctccctcgtctGCAAGCGCTGGCGCCGCCTCGTCACCGACCCCGCCTTCCACCGCCGCTTCCGCGCCCGCCACCGGAATCCACCCCTCATCGGCGTCTTCGAGGACTACCTCGGATACCCCTTCTTCCGGTCCGTTCTGGATCCGCCGGATCTCATCCCACGGGAGCGCTTCAGGTTGCGGCTCGCCGAGGACGAGGGCGGCCAGTGGCGCTTCTACGgctgccgccatggccgcgtcCTCCTCTTCAACCGGGCCAAGAATGAGATCCTTGTGTGGGTCCCCGACAACGGCGACCACCGCCGGGTGGCCGTTCCGCCGGAGATTGACAGCAAGGAGAAGATCATTTGGAATGGGGCAGTGCTGTCTGCTGCCACTGCCGACGACGGGTTCAGCTCTTGCCCCTTCAAGGTGGTGTTGGTAGGCGTCGCCGGCAACAACACACAGATGTTCGCCTGCGTTTACTGCTCGGAGTCCGGCAAATGGAGTGATCTCATCTCAGTAGCTGCTCCCTTCTTGGTGTTTTTCTTTCGTGATCCTGGCATACTTGTTGGCCATGCCCTGTATTGGATGGCTTCTGGTGATCATGGGAGTACCATTCTTCAGTTTGATTTGGATTATCAAACCCCCGCCGTGATTGAGTGGCCCTCCGATTCCGATCCAAATTGCTACACTCAGACCTGGCTGACAGAAGGTGATTGTCTTCACGTCGCCACTTTCTCTCGCGGAAGCCTTCAAATGTGGGAGAGGAAAGTCTGTTCTGAAGGTGTTGCCAAGTGGGTGCTGCAGAAGACGTATGAGCTGAAGAATGTTCTTAACCCGGAGATTAGGTTGAATGTAGAGTATGTAACAAAGCTGGGGTATGCTCAGGATATAAAGGTGATGTTTGTATGGGCTGCTCACAGTGTCTTCATGCTCCAACTTGATTCGTTGCAGGCCAAGAAAGTTTGGGAAAGTTGTGTCATCGCCCCAATTCATCCCTATGCAAGTACTTATGTTGCAG GTATCTAG
- the LOC127772803 gene encoding uncharacterized protein LOC127772803 isoform X1 has translation MNRLRRRRGTSVAPPVTLPDDDDLLSEILLRLPPRPSSLPRASLVCKRWRRLVTDPAFHRRFRARHRNPPLIGVFEDYLGYPFFRSVLDPPDLIPRERFRLRLAEDEGGQWRFYGCRHGRVLLFNRAKNEILVWVPDNGDHRRVAVPPEIDSKEKIIWNGAVLSAATADDGFSSCPFKVVLVGVAGNNTQMFACVYCSESGKWSDLISVAAPFLVFFFRDPGILVGHALYWMASGDHGSTILQFDLDYQTPAVIEWPSDSDPNCYTQTWLTEGDCLHVATFSRGSLQMWERKVCSEGVAKWVLQKTYELKNVLNPEIRLNVEYVTKLGYAQDIKVMFVWAAHSVFMLQLDSLQAKKVWESCVIAPIHPYASTYVAGCVCKRKFPTLPSRFPCARFSNC, from the exons ATGaaccgcctccgccgtcgccgcggcacCTCAgtggcgccgccggtgaccctgccggacgacgacgacctcctctcggagatcctcctccgcctcccgccgcgtcCCTCCTCGCtcccccgcgcctccctcgtctGCAAGCGCTGGCGCCGCCTCGTCACCGACCCCGCCTTCCACCGCCGCTTCCGCGCCCGCCACCGGAATCCACCCCTCATCGGCGTCTTCGAGGACTACCTCGGATACCCCTTCTTCCGGTCCGTTCTGGATCCGCCGGATCTCATCCCACGGGAGCGCTTCAGGTTGCGGCTCGCCGAGGACGAGGGCGGCCAGTGGCGCTTCTACGgctgccgccatggccgcgtcCTCCTCTTCAACCGGGCCAAGAATGAGATCCTTGTGTGGGTCCCCGACAACGGCGACCACCGCCGGGTGGCCGTTCCGCCGGAGATTGACAGCAAGGAGAAGATCATTTGGAATGGGGCAGTGCTGTCTGCTGCCACTGCCGACGACGGGTTCAGCTCTTGCCCCTTCAAGGTGGTGTTGGTAGGCGTCGCCGGCAACAACACACAGATGTTCGCCTGCGTTTACTGCTCGGAGTCCGGCAAATGGAGTGATCTCATCTCAGTAGCTGCTCCCTTCTTGGTGTTTTTCTTTCGTGATCCTGGCATACTTGTTGGCCATGCCCTGTATTGGATGGCTTCTGGTGATCATGGGAGTACCATTCTTCAGTTTGATTTGGATTATCAAACCCCCGCCGTGATTGAGTGGCCCTCCGATTCCGATCCAAATTGCTACACTCAGACCTGGCTGACAGAAGGTGATTGTCTTCACGTCGCCACTTTCTCTCGCGGAAGCCTTCAAATGTGGGAGAGGAAAGTCTGTTCTGAAGGTGTTGCCAAGTGGGTGCTGCAGAAGACGTATGAGCTGAAGAATGTTCTTAACCCGGAGATTAGGTTGAATGTAGAGTATGTAACAAAGCTGGGGTATGCTCAGGATATAAAGGTGATGTTTGTATGGGCTGCTCACAGTGTCTTCATGCTCCAACTTGATTCGTTGCAGGCCAAGAAAGTTTGGGAAAGTTGTGTCATCGCCCCAATTCATCCCTATGCAAGTACTTATGTTGCAG ggtgtgtttgcaaGAGGAAGTTCCCAACACTCCcatctcgttttccgtgcgcacgcttttcaaactgctaa